In one window of Paenarthrobacter nicotinovorans DNA:
- a CDS encoding PQQ-dependent sugar dehydrogenase, whose amino-acid sequence MGHQAAGKGFTGGQRLVAAGHALVLAVALSACTGGTSSPGTAATPNPAGSGSSRTGQAAPPAPEVLQKLDVGLQLPWSVVFLPDGTAVVSERDSARLVGIKDGRATPIAEVPGVVPGGEGGLLGLAVSPSFVSDRWLYAYLTSATDNRIVRMQLKEDADGPSGLGTPEVIFPGIPKASTHNGGRIRFGPDGMLYVGTGDSQRREQPQDTDALGGKILRLTPEGRPAPGNPFGDNPVYSYGHRNVQGLAWDAEGRLWASEFGPDVDDELNLILPGGNYGWPLVTGAPGRSGLTDAKVVWPSTSEASPSGLEIINGVAYTGALRGQRLWAVPLDGPTAGTPVAYFTGGYGRLRDVARAPNGDLWVLSNNKNPDFALILRSQP is encoded by the coding sequence ATGGGACACCAAGCTGCAGGAAAAGGCTTCACGGGAGGACAACGGCTTGTGGCGGCCGGCCATGCACTTGTGTTGGCAGTGGCACTTTCAGCCTGCACCGGAGGCACCTCCTCGCCCGGCACCGCGGCCACCCCGAATCCGGCCGGCTCCGGATCGAGCCGGACGGGGCAGGCCGCACCGCCGGCCCCTGAGGTCCTGCAAAAGCTCGACGTCGGGCTCCAGCTGCCATGGTCCGTCGTCTTCCTGCCGGACGGCACCGCCGTAGTGTCCGAACGGGATTCGGCGCGGCTCGTGGGGATCAAGGACGGCCGCGCGACCCCGATAGCCGAGGTACCCGGCGTCGTTCCCGGCGGCGAAGGCGGATTGTTGGGACTTGCCGTGTCGCCGTCTTTTGTCTCCGACCGGTGGCTCTATGCCTATCTGACGTCGGCAACTGACAACCGGATTGTCCGGATGCAACTCAAGGAGGATGCCGACGGGCCCTCGGGGCTCGGCACACCGGAGGTCATCTTCCCTGGAATCCCGAAGGCGTCGACCCACAACGGAGGACGTATTCGTTTCGGTCCGGACGGAATGCTCTATGTCGGCACCGGGGACTCCCAGCGCAGGGAGCAACCGCAGGACACGGATGCCCTGGGTGGCAAGATCCTCCGCCTGACCCCGGAGGGGCGCCCCGCGCCGGGTAATCCTTTCGGTGACAATCCTGTGTACAGCTATGGGCACCGGAACGTCCAAGGCCTGGCCTGGGACGCCGAAGGTAGGCTGTGGGCAAGCGAGTTCGGCCCTGACGTGGACGACGAACTGAATCTCATCCTCCCCGGCGGCAATTACGGCTGGCCTCTGGTGACGGGGGCGCCGGGCCGAAGCGGTCTGACCGACGCGAAGGTCGTCTGGCCCTCGACGTCCGAGGCGTCGCCGAGCGGGCTGGAAATCATCAACGGCGTGGCTTACACCGGCGCCCTTCGCGGCCAGCGGCTCTGGGCCGTTCCCCTCGATGGCCCAACAGCAGGAACCCCTGTGGCTTATTTCACAGGCGGGTACGGCCGCTTGCGGGACGTAGCCCGCGCACCGAACGGCGATCTATGGGTGCTCAGCAACAACAAAAACCCCGACTTCGCGCTGATTTTGCGGAGCCAACCATGA
- a CDS encoding sunset domain-containing protein: protein MDWSIWVIVIVLVVAILWWLMSRNKTSNTTASPAPAAMESTNTGTVPDPGAVTAGVAGLAGVTNLGKAAAEGSGPTADEPLREQERAEEPRPDETAVEPHGETSEPAVGEAGVRPGASDESADGQTDVQTDVQKATTPGLTVEEPVIAAPVVEEPVVDEPVVDTDARLHTADAGDVDDWQEAPAVEVTADDVARADDAADKAEWESSWTDAAGAPVHHQEYTAPHSPTLPGAETAAGEDTVEDTTVEEATTEGSAIEETGPSGHLAAEEPYGTGSSSTQREGHPVKAIAATMTYHDEDAADYNDVEADVWFESAAHAEAAGFRPPRRSRH, encoded by the coding sequence ATGGATTGGTCAATTTGGGTCATTGTCATTGTTTTGGTCGTCGCGATTCTTTGGTGGCTCATGAGCCGCAACAAAACCTCGAATACCACCGCTAGCCCGGCTCCCGCAGCAATGGAGTCCACCAATACCGGAACCGTACCGGATCCGGGTGCGGTGACTGCGGGAGTCGCCGGACTGGCCGGCGTAACCAACCTTGGCAAAGCAGCTGCCGAGGGCAGCGGACCAACCGCAGACGAGCCGCTCAGGGAGCAAGAACGCGCAGAAGAACCACGCCCCGACGAAACAGCAGTTGAACCCCATGGCGAGACAAGTGAACCTGCCGTTGGTGAGGCCGGCGTTCGCCCCGGGGCCTCCGATGAATCCGCCGACGGGCAAACCGACGTGCAAACCGACGTGCAGAAGGCCACAACACCCGGCCTGACGGTCGAGGAACCGGTCATTGCAGCCCCGGTTGTCGAAGAGCCGGTTGTGGACGAACCGGTAGTGGATACCGACGCCAGGTTGCACACTGCCGACGCCGGCGACGTTGACGACTGGCAGGAGGCGCCCGCCGTCGAGGTCACCGCTGACGACGTCGCCAGGGCCGATGACGCAGCCGACAAAGCCGAGTGGGAATCATCGTGGACTGACGCTGCAGGCGCACCGGTCCATCACCAGGAGTACACTGCTCCGCACTCCCCCACACTCCCCGGTGCCGAGACCGCAGCCGGCGAAGACACCGTTGAAGACACCACAGTTGAAGAAGCCACGACTGAAGGCTCTGCGATCGAGGAAACCGGCCCGTCCGGGCACCTTGCCGCGGAGGAGCCCTACGGAACCGGCTCGTCCAGCACGCAGCGCGAAGGCCATCCTGTCAAGGCAATTGCGGCGACCATGACGTATCACGATGAGGACGCCGCCGACTACAACGACGTCGAAGCGGACGTCTGGTTCGAATCCGCAGCCCATGCTGAGGCAGCCGGATTCCGTCCGCCCCGGCGCAGCAGGCACTGA
- a CDS encoding LysR family transcriptional regulator → MDFKRLQILRELADRQSVGATADAMNVTASAVSQQLKTLQAELGVTLVEKAGRGVQLTEAGHAMAAAAAEIATAMARAESTVDSYRKGWQTNVSAAFFPSAAEMLLPGMLHRVAAVEGLGFDAHFEDPGTAHFAPLVADYDIVLAHSVDGPEVFARPGLAVVPLLEEALDVAMPAGHPLASKARLTPEDVVDHPWIGVPEGFPFDAVLRQIEVHAGKHATRGQRYPDLRVLEALVGAGHGICLLPRYTARASARRGLVLRPLTGVKASRSIVALSRQEVAARATIAGVLEMLQAEAAGIARQSGDT, encoded by the coding sequence ATGGACTTCAAAAGGCTGCAGATTCTGCGGGAGCTGGCTGATCGCCAAAGCGTGGGCGCCACCGCAGATGCCATGAATGTCACTGCTTCCGCCGTTTCCCAGCAGTTGAAGACCCTGCAGGCCGAATTGGGCGTGACCCTGGTGGAAAAGGCCGGCAGGGGAGTGCAGCTGACTGAGGCCGGACACGCCATGGCTGCTGCAGCCGCCGAAATAGCTACAGCCATGGCCCGCGCTGAGTCCACCGTCGACAGCTACCGGAAAGGCTGGCAGACCAATGTTTCAGCGGCATTCTTTCCAAGTGCGGCGGAAATGCTGCTGCCGGGAATGCTGCATCGTGTAGCCGCTGTGGAGGGACTGGGCTTCGATGCCCATTTCGAGGATCCGGGAACGGCACATTTTGCTCCTTTGGTGGCCGACTATGACATTGTGCTGGCGCACAGCGTGGATGGGCCCGAGGTCTTTGCCCGGCCGGGACTAGCGGTAGTCCCGCTGCTGGAGGAAGCACTCGACGTTGCCATGCCTGCCGGGCACCCGCTGGCGTCCAAAGCGCGGTTGACTCCGGAGGACGTGGTGGACCACCCCTGGATCGGCGTTCCTGAGGGATTCCCCTTTGACGCGGTCCTTCGGCAAATCGAAGTCCATGCAGGCAAGCACGCCACGCGCGGCCAACGTTATCCGGACCTGAGGGTCCTTGAAGCGCTGGTGGGAGCAGGCCACGGAATCTGCCTCCTTCCCCGTTATACGGCCCGCGCCAGTGCACGGAGGGGATTGGTCCTCCGTCCGCTCACGGGAGTAAAGGCGAGCAGAAGCATCGTCGCCCTGTCACGGCAGGAAGTGGCCGCACGGGCCACGATTGCAGGCGTGCTGGAGATGCTCCAGGCTGAGGCTGCCGGGATCGCCCGCCAGTCGGGCGACACCTGA